A single Elusimicrobiota bacterium DNA region contains:
- a CDS encoding ATP-dependent 6-phosphofructokinase — protein MTKKGKRVGILTGGGDCPGLNPAIRGAVIQASALGYECLGLQEGWKGMLTGEHQVLTPADVAEIVGKGGTILGTSRTNPYKKENGVPAVLETFKKLGLDALIAMGGEDTLGVASKLYKEHKCSVVGVPKTMDNDLSATDFTFGFDTAATLAMEAGERLVDTGRSHRRIMVLEVMGRHAGWVALYTAMGAGADYVCLPERKVDVEDMTRRLKEAHARKKVALVVASEALEMGETGMEELDEFGHMILKKRGVAERLAEIIEKKTGIETRSAVIGHMQRGGAPTLFDRILGTRVGVKAAQLAAEGKFGQMVALRGNEVSGVPLEKATGTLKTVPAEWLALADLVCTGCAGKAKALASR, from the coding sequence GTCGGCATACTCACCGGCGGCGGCGACTGCCCGGGCCTCAACCCCGCCATCCGCGGCGCGGTCATCCAGGCCTCGGCCCTGGGCTACGAGTGCCTGGGCCTGCAGGAGGGCTGGAAGGGCATGCTCACCGGCGAGCACCAGGTCCTGACCCCCGCGGACGTCGCGGAGATCGTGGGCAAGGGGGGCACCATCCTGGGCACCTCCCGCACCAACCCCTACAAGAAGGAGAACGGCGTGCCCGCGGTCCTGGAGACCTTCAAGAAGCTGGGCCTCGACGCCCTCATCGCCATGGGCGGCGAGGACACCTTGGGAGTCGCCTCCAAGCTCTACAAGGAGCACAAGTGCAGCGTGGTCGGCGTGCCCAAGACCATGGACAACGACCTCTCCGCCACGGACTTCACTTTCGGCTTCGACACCGCGGCCACGCTGGCCATGGAGGCCGGCGAGCGCCTCGTCGACACCGGCCGCAGCCACCGCCGCATCATGGTCCTGGAGGTCATGGGCCGCCACGCCGGCTGGGTCGCTCTTTATACCGCGATGGGCGCGGGCGCGGACTACGTCTGCCTGCCCGAGCGCAAGGTGGACGTGGAGGATATGACCCGCAGGCTCAAAGAGGCGCACGCGCGCAAGAAGGTCGCTCTGGTGGTCGCCTCCGAGGCCTTGGAGATGGGCGAGACGGGCATGGAGGAGCTCGACGAGTTCGGGCACATGATCCTCAAGAAGCGCGGCGTCGCCGAACGCCTCGCGGAGATCATCGAGAAGAAGACCGGCATCGAGACGCGCAGCGCGGTCATCGGCCACATGCAGCGCGGCGGCGCGCCGACCCTCTTCGACCGCATCCTGGGCACCCGCGTGGGAGTCAAGGCCGCCCAACTGGCGGCCGAGGGCAAGTTCGGCCAGATGGTGGCCCTGCGCGGCAACGAGGTCTCCGGGGTGCCCCTGGAGAAGGCCACCGGGACCTTGAAGACCGTTCCGGCCGAGTGGCTCGCGCTGGCCGACCTCGTGTGCACCGGCTGCGCGGGCAAGGCCAAGGCCCTCGCTTCCCGATAA